A section of the Marinimicrobium koreense genome encodes:
- the ilvD gene encoding dihydroxy-acid dehydratase gives MPVYRSKTTTAGRNMAGARALWRATGMKDEDFHKPIIAVANSFTQFVPGHVHLKDMGQLVAREIEKAGGVAKEFNTIAVDDGIAMGHDGMLYSLPSRDIIADSVEYMVNAHCADALVCISNCDKITPGMLMAAMRLNIPVIFVSGGPMEAGKTKLADHNLDLIDAMVIAADDSVDDETVAEYERSACPTCGSCSGMFTANSMNCLTEALGLSLPGNGTLLATHADREELFLEAARRIVDITKRYYEEDDERVLPRSIANFKAFENAMALDIAMGGSTNTILHLLAAAQEGEVDFTMFDIDRLSREIPQLCKVAPNTQLYHIEDVHRAGGVMSILAELNRAGLLHADLPTVHSNTFQEALDHWDITTTTSDEVRTFYKAGPAGIPTQQAFSQATRWPSLDDDRANGCIRSLEHAFTREGGLAVLKGNIALDGCVVKTSGVDESCWVFEGPARVVESQDEAVDAILSGKVRAGEVVIVRYEGPRGGPGMQEMLYPTSYLKSKGLGKDCALLTDGRFSGGTSGLSIGHVSPEAAAGGAIGLVEDGDTILIDIPNRKIEVRLSDEQLQARRDAMNARGAWKPQEARPRKVSTALKAYAMLATSADKGAVRDLSKLD, from the coding sequence ATGCCCGTTTATCGCTCCAAGACCACCACCGCTGGCCGGAATATGGCTGGTGCTCGCGCCCTGTGGCGTGCCACCGGGATGAAAGACGAAGACTTTCATAAACCCATTATCGCCGTCGCCAACTCCTTTACCCAATTTGTGCCCGGCCATGTTCATCTCAAGGACATGGGCCAACTGGTCGCAAGGGAAATCGAAAAAGCCGGTGGTGTGGCCAAAGAGTTCAACACCATTGCGGTCGACGACGGCATCGCCATGGGCCATGACGGCATGCTCTACAGTCTGCCCTCGCGAGACATCATCGCCGACTCCGTCGAGTACATGGTCAATGCCCACTGTGCCGACGCCCTGGTGTGCATCTCCAACTGCGACAAAATCACCCCCGGAATGCTGATGGCCGCGATGCGCCTGAACATCCCTGTGATTTTTGTATCTGGCGGTCCTATGGAAGCGGGCAAAACCAAACTCGCAGATCACAACCTGGATCTGATTGATGCCATGGTCATTGCCGCCGACGACTCGGTGGACGACGAAACCGTGGCCGAGTACGAGCGCTCCGCCTGCCCGACCTGCGGTTCCTGCTCCGGGATGTTCACCGCCAACTCCATGAACTGCCTGACCGAGGCACTGGGTCTGTCACTGCCCGGTAACGGCACTCTATTGGCGACCCACGCCGACCGGGAGGAGCTGTTTCTTGAGGCCGCCCGACGTATCGTGGACATCACCAAGCGCTACTATGAGGAAGACGACGAGCGGGTGCTGCCACGCTCAATCGCCAACTTCAAAGCCTTTGAGAACGCCATGGCCCTGGATATTGCCATGGGCGGTTCCACCAATACCATTCTGCACCTGCTGGCGGCCGCGCAGGAAGGCGAAGTCGATTTCACCATGTTCGATATCGACCGTCTGTCCCGCGAGATTCCTCAGCTGTGCAAAGTCGCACCCAACACTCAGCTCTATCACATTGAAGACGTGCACCGCGCCGGTGGGGTCATGAGTATTCTGGCCGAACTCAACCGGGCCGGTCTGCTCCATGCCGACCTGCCCACCGTTCACAGCAACACCTTCCAGGAGGCGCTGGATCACTGGGATATTACGACGACCACCTCCGATGAGGTACGCACCTTTTACAAGGCCGGTCCGGCGGGTATCCCGACCCAACAGGCGTTCAGTCAGGCCACTCGCTGGCCCAGCCTCGATGACGACCGCGCCAACGGCTGTATCCGCTCACTGGAGCACGCCTTTACCCGCGAAGGGGGCCTGGCAGTCCTGAAGGGCAATATCGCCCTGGACGGCTGTGTGGTGAAAACCTCGGGGGTCGATGAGAGCTGCTGGGTGTTTGAAGGGCCGGCGCGCGTAGTGGAAAGCCAGGACGAGGCGGTCGATGCGATTCTCAGTGGGAAAGTCAGAGCCGGCGAAGTGGTAATTGTCCGTTATGAAGGGCCTCGCGGTGGTCCCGGTATGCAGGAAATGCTGTATCCCACCAGCTACCTGAAATCCAAGGGGCTGGGTAAGGATTGCGCACTGCTGACCGACGGCCGTTTCTCCGGCGGGACTTCTGGCCTGTCGATCGGACACGTATCGCCGGAAGCGGCGGCGGGTGGCGCCATTGGTCTGGTAGAGGACGGCGACACCATTCTGATCGATATTCCCAACCGCAAGATCGAGGTGCGCCTGAGTGACGAACAACTGCAGGCGCGCCGCGACGCCATGAATGCGCGGGGGGCGTGGAAACCCCAAGAAGCCCGTCCGCGCAAAGTCAGCACCGCCCTGAAAGCCTACGCCATGCTGGCGACCAGTGCCGACAAAGGCGCCGTACGGGATCTGAGTAAGCTCGACTGA
- a CDS encoding tetratricopeptide repeat protein produces MNKLQAFFAGTLNRSLLAAALITAPAVSTVVVNEVAPEASGWLQGSVMAQELIRPSSTPPETRRIPGISQRLNEELSEVQSFIDPEEDSGREPDLNEALRLLQEMERNIGEYNAYEQAQIYNFVANVHFQMDNMDRTIDAFEKVVARSPQIPSGLETSTWQVLGKLHMQEENFDAALDAFENWTNMVTSIDADQYYVFSLLFYQMGDADRALVHVNEAVEMAEQDGEVPEENWYAMQRLLYFEKEDYRNTLNVLKKMVRDYPKVSTWRQLSDMYSLLEEFDNRLHSLEVVYLLDGLDKENILVSMASMYLDRDIPYKAAKVLEKGIYEDEIIEPTSRNLELLANAWSMAQEVEKSMVEMEKAAEKSDEGDLFARLSAIYMLNDRYEDSIDAAREALDKGVERADQVYLRMGTAYVNLEQYDDAIETLKEAAKDKRSEEAAKQWISFAEKEKAREEKARKEEERYQERKRKWEEEDGLVLPGA; encoded by the coding sequence GTGAATAAACTACAAGCATTTTTTGCCGGTACGCTGAATCGCAGCCTGTTGGCGGCGGCGCTGATCACCGCTCCTGCCGTCTCTACTGTGGTTGTGAATGAGGTGGCACCGGAGGCCAGTGGTTGGCTTCAGGGCAGTGTTATGGCCCAGGAGCTCATCAGGCCGTCCAGCACGCCGCCGGAAACCCGCCGGATTCCCGGTATCAGTCAGCGGTTGAACGAAGAGCTCTCTGAGGTTCAGAGTTTCATTGATCCGGAAGAAGATTCCGGTCGTGAGCCGGACCTGAACGAAGCGTTGCGTCTGTTGCAGGAAATGGAACGCAACATCGGCGAATACAACGCCTATGAGCAGGCTCAGATCTACAACTTCGTTGCCAATGTCCATTTCCAGATGGATAACATGGATCGCACCATTGATGCGTTCGAAAAGGTTGTAGCTCGTTCTCCGCAGATTCCATCGGGTCTGGAAACTTCCACATGGCAGGTTCTGGGCAAGCTGCACATGCAGGAAGAGAACTTTGATGCAGCACTGGACGCCTTCGAAAACTGGACCAACATGGTCACCAGTATCGACGCCGACCAGTACTACGTGTTCTCTCTGCTGTTCTACCAGATGGGTGATGCGGATCGTGCGCTGGTTCATGTCAACGAAGCGGTTGAGATGGCCGAGCAGGATGGCGAGGTTCCCGAAGAAAACTGGTATGCCATGCAGCGTCTGTTGTACTTCGAAAAAGAAGATTACAGAAACACGCTGAATGTGCTGAAGAAGATGGTTCGGGACTACCCGAAGGTGTCGACCTGGCGCCAGCTGTCTGACATGTACAGCCTGCTGGAAGAGTTCGACAATCGTCTGCACTCCCTGGAAGTGGTGTATCTGCTCGACGGCCTGGACAAGGAAAACATCCTGGTATCCATGGCTTCCATGTATCTCGATCGGGATATCCCTTACAAGGCCGCCAAGGTCCTTGAAAAAGGTATCTACGAGGATGAGATCATCGAGCCGACCTCCCGCAATCTGGAGCTTCTTGCCAATGCCTGGAGCATGGCTCAGGAAGTTGAAAAATCCATGGTTGAAATGGAAAAGGCGGCCGAGAAGTCTGACGAGGGCGATCTGTTTGCGCGCTTGTCCGCTATCTACATGTTGAACGATCGCTACGAAGACTCTATCGACGCAGCTCGTGAAGCGTTGGATAAAGGGGTTGAACGTGCTGACCAGGTGTATCTGCGCATGGGCACTGCCTATGTCAATCTGGAGCAGTATGACGATGCGATTGAGACTCTGAAGGAAGCGGCCAAAGACAAGCGCAGCGAAGAAGCGGCCAAGCAGTGGATCAGTTTCGCCGAGAAAGAGAAAGCGCGCGAAGAGAAGGCTCGTAAAGAAGAAGAGCGTTATCAGGAGCGCAAGCGTAAGTGGGAAGAGGAAGACGGTCTGGTATTGCCAGGCGCTTAA
- a CDS encoding energy transducer TonB → MNFARVGIAGGLSVVVTVALLFLMQSLINSDLGQDEKPEDRKIADIHMPDTEIETQYEAAKPQKPEDPNEPPPDIPEPEFDSPDVDASALNMAAPSMGLDMNMGTGGNFSGDGEYMPIVAVAPEYPRRAAQRGIEGFVTVSFTVTTNGSTRDVVVVDAVDTEGRETSIFNRSAIRAAERFKFRPRTVDGEPVEVAGVSYRFVFELADE, encoded by the coding sequence ATGAATTTTGCAAGAGTAGGTATCGCGGGGGGGTTGTCGGTCGTCGTGACGGTGGCCCTGCTGTTTTTGATGCAGTCCTTGATCAACTCCGACCTTGGTCAGGACGAAAAGCCGGAAGACCGTAAAATCGCCGACATCCATATGCCGGATACGGAGATTGAAACTCAGTACGAGGCGGCTAAGCCACAGAAGCCGGAGGATCCCAATGAGCCTCCGCCGGATATTCCGGAGCCCGAGTTTGACTCTCCGGATGTTGATGCGAGTGCTCTGAACATGGCCGCGCCGAGTATGGGGCTCGACATGAACATGGGCACGGGTGGCAACTTCTCCGGTGACGGCGAATATATGCCTATCGTGGCCGTGGCGCCCGAGTATCCACGTCGCGCGGCTCAGCGCGGAATCGAGGGTTTTGTGACGGTAAGCTTTACCGTGACGACTAACGGTTCAACTCGTGACGTAGTGGTGGTGGATGCTGTGGATACCGAAGGTCGCGAGACCAGTATCTTCAACCGTTCGGCGATTCGCGCTGCAGAGCGTTTCAAGTTCCGTCCGCGGACTGTAGACGGCGAGCCGGTGGAAGTGGCCGGTGTTAGCTATCGTTTCGTCTTTGAACTGGCGGACGAGTAG
- a CDS encoding ExbD/TolR family protein, with product MSRNNQKAEEEAQAIDLTPMLDVVFIMLIFFIVTATFIKETGIEVNRPEATTADPKEEAAILIAVNANNEIWIDKQQVDKRGVRAQIERLQAENPNGTVVIQADQGADMEFVIAITESARELGITNVAVSTEEN from the coding sequence ATGAGCAGGAACAATCAGAAAGCCGAAGAAGAAGCTCAGGCCATTGACTTGACGCCCATGCTCGATGTGGTGTTCATCATGCTGATCTTCTTCATCGTGACTGCTACATTCATTAAAGAGACGGGGATTGAAGTCAATCGTCCTGAAGCGACCACCGCGGATCCGAAGGAAGAGGCTGCGATTCTGATTGCCGTTAACGCAAATAACGAAATCTGGATCGACAAACAGCAGGTGGACAAACGTGGTGTCCGGGCTCAAATTGAGCGTTTGCAGGCCGAAAACCCGAATGGGACAGTGGTTATCCAGGCGGACCAGGGTGCGGATATGGAGTTTGTTATCGCCATTACAGAATCCGCACGCGAGCTGGGTATTACCAACGTCGCTGTCTCCACTGAAGAGAACTAG
- a CDS encoding MotA/TolQ/ExbB proton channel family protein gives MTAIMEAFAAIKAFLDQGGGVLVLIAILTFLMWTLIFERVWYFKGGLKSDVQAALDQWESRSERKSWNAHQIREAMISRISEKINTNMDMIATMVSLCPLLGLLGTVTGMIEVFNVLAMTGGGDAKQMAGGVSRATIPTMAGMVAALSGLFANTYLERIADRENHLFADHLTMDH, from the coding sequence ATGACGGCAATAATGGAAGCGTTTGCAGCCATTAAAGCCTTTTTGGATCAAGGGGGCGGTGTGCTTGTGCTCATCGCCATCCTAACCTTCCTGATGTGGACCCTCATCTTTGAGAGGGTCTGGTACTTCAAAGGTGGTCTGAAAAGCGATGTCCAGGCGGCACTGGATCAGTGGGAAAGCCGTAGTGAGCGGAAATCGTGGAATGCCCACCAAATTCGTGAGGCGATGATTTCCCGGATCTCCGAGAAGATCAACACCAACATGGACATGATTGCCACCATGGTAAGTCTGTGCCCTCTGTTGGGTCTGCTCGGTACCGTGACCGGTATGATCGAGGTGTTTAACGTTCTGGCGATGACGGGCGGCGGCGACGCCAAACAGATGGCCGGCGGCGTATCGCGGGCAACAATTCCGACCATGGCAGGTATGGTGGCGGCCCTTTCCGGCCTGTTTGCCAACACTTACCTTGAGCGGATTGCCGATCGCGAAAATCACCTGTTTGCCGATCACCTGACGATGGATCACTAA
- a CDS encoding MotA/TolQ/ExbB proton channel family protein, whose translation MKMTFLKGSLVALTAGLLSANVALAQDDDQAGSLDELLEMVRESRVNESQEHRQREAEFRQERGQQQQLLEQARNTRAQEENRSETLEARYDEQELEVDAKRNQLNERLGSLRELFGHLTSTAGDLRSNIQTSIISAQYPNRGEFLNGLIDKMNSNTRLPSIEEIERLWYEVQRQMVESGRIVTFNGEVIKPNGDKVDQEVVRIGSYNLVSEGKYLAFIPDGAKMEELARQPAGNIQDAAANLQAADSGLVRVGIDPTGPTGGSLLTALIDSPTWGERWHQGGGVGYVITAVGIFGFLLGIWRIIVLSAVSAKVTSQLKSSTPSANNPLGRVLQVAEDNKGVDPETLELKLEEAVLKERPKIESGLALLKIIAAVAPLMGLLGTVVGMILTFQAITIFGAGDPKNMAGGISSALITTVLGLVVAIPTVLLHTIVNGRAKRIIHILDEQTTGIVAENSERNK comes from the coding sequence ATGAAGATGACGTTTTTGAAGGGCTCTCTGGTTGCCCTGACCGCGGGTCTGCTGAGCGCCAATGTCGCTCTGGCCCAAGACGATGACCAGGCCGGTTCGCTCGACGAGCTGCTGGAGATGGTGCGTGAGTCACGTGTCAACGAATCCCAGGAGCACCGTCAGCGCGAAGCTGAGTTCCGTCAGGAGCGCGGCCAGCAGCAGCAGTTGCTGGAACAGGCTCGCAATACCCGGGCTCAAGAAGAAAACCGCTCTGAAACCCTGGAAGCCCGCTACGACGAGCAAGAGCTCGAAGTGGATGCCAAGCGCAACCAGTTGAATGAGCGTCTGGGTTCTCTGCGTGAGTTGTTCGGTCACCTGACCTCAACTGCAGGTGACTTGCGTTCTAACATTCAGACTTCAATCATCAGTGCTCAATACCCGAACCGGGGTGAGTTCCTGAATGGCCTGATCGACAAGATGAACAGCAACACTCGTCTGCCCAGCATCGAGGAAATCGAGCGCCTGTGGTACGAAGTGCAGCGTCAGATGGTCGAAAGCGGTCGCATCGTCACGTTTAATGGCGAAGTGATCAAGCCCAATGGCGACAAGGTGGATCAGGAAGTTGTCCGTATCGGTTCCTACAACCTGGTGTCCGAAGGCAAGTACCTGGCCTTTATTCCGGATGGTGCCAAAATGGAAGAGCTGGCTCGTCAGCCTGCCGGCAACATTCAGGACGCGGCTGCCAACCTGCAAGCGGCCGATTCTGGCCTCGTTCGTGTGGGTATCGACCCGACTGGCCCGACCGGCGGTTCTCTGCTGACCGCGCTGATCGACAGCCCCACCTGGGGTGAGCGCTGGCATCAGGGCGGCGGCGTAGGCTACGTCATCACCGCCGTGGGTATCTTCGGCTTCCTGCTGGGTATCTGGCGGATCATCGTCCTGAGTGCGGTCAGTGCCAAAGTGACCTCTCAGCTGAAGTCCAGCACCCCGAGCGCCAACAACCCGCTGGGTCGTGTGCTGCAGGTGGCTGAGGACAACAAAGGGGTTGATCCCGAGACTCTGGAACTGAAGCTTGAAGAAGCCGTTCTGAAAGAGCGTCCGAAGATCGAAAGTGGTCTGGCCCTGCTGAAGATCATTGCTGCCGTCGCGCCGCTGATGGGTCTGTTGGGTACCGTGGTCGGTATGATTCTGACCTTCCAGGCGATCACCATCTTTGGTGCCGGCGATCCGAAGAACATGGCAGGCGGTATCTCCTCCGCTCTGATCACCACCGTTCTGGGTCTGGTTGTGGCAATTCCGACAGTATTGCTGCACACCATTGTTAACGGTCGCGCCAAGCGTATCATCCACATTCTGGATGAGCAGACTACCGGCATCGTTGCCGAGAACTCCGAGCGCAATAAGTAG
- a CDS encoding DUF3450 domain-containing protein — MKKQRLKAVALTTALSAGALMGSVAVADETLEQILQVGEAKTAMAQESQQRIDRLAQETDDLLQQFKVVNKEIEGLRTYNLQLERQIEAQQRVLRDLDQSIEQVTVIERQIQPLVMNMLDALEQFVELDMPFHLDERRARLQMLRDNQDRADISVAEKFRQVLEAYRIESEYGRFLDTYRDSLEVDGQEREVNILRVGRISLMYQTTDTEQQGAWDKEQEAWVPLDDSYRNHILKGLRIARDQASQDIMMLPVQAPEAAQ; from the coding sequence ATGAAAAAGCAGCGATTGAAAGCCGTGGCTCTGACCACCGCGCTTTCTGCCGGCGCGCTAATGGGTAGCGTTGCCGTGGCAGATGAAACCCTGGAGCAGATTCTCCAGGTCGGTGAGGCCAAAACCGCAATGGCCCAGGAATCTCAACAGCGGATTGACCGCCTGGCCCAGGAAACCGACGATCTGCTGCAGCAGTTCAAGGTGGTAAACAAGGAAATTGAAGGTCTGCGTACCTACAATCTCCAGCTGGAGCGTCAAATCGAAGCCCAGCAGCGCGTACTGCGCGATCTGGATCAGTCCATCGAGCAGGTCACCGTGATCGAGCGTCAGATTCAGCCGCTGGTCATGAACATGCTGGACGCACTGGAGCAGTTCGTAGAGCTGGACATGCCTTTCCACCTGGACGAACGTCGTGCCCGCTTGCAGATGTTGCGTGACAATCAGGATCGCGCCGATATTTCCGTGGCGGAAAAGTTCCGCCAGGTTCTGGAAGCCTATCGCATCGAATCTGAATACGGTCGCTTCCTCGATACTTACCGCGATTCGCTGGAAGTGGATGGCCAGGAGCGCGAAGTGAACATTCTGCGCGTTGGTCGTATCTCCCTCATGTATCAGACCACAGATACCGAGCAGCAGGGCGCCTGGGATAAAGAACAGGAAGCCTGGGTTCCGCTCGATGATTCTTACCGGAATCACATTCTCAAGGGTCTGCGCATTGCCCGTGACCAGGCAAGCCAGGACATCATGATGTTACCCGTTCAGGCTCCGGAGGCAGCACAATGA
- the folA gene encoding type 3 dihydrofolate reductase, giving the protein MTVALIVAAARNGVIGRNNELPWHLPGDLKYFKSVTLGKPVIMGRKTHESIGRPLPGRLNIVVSRQSREARDPSLRWVTSIEAAIALARREQPDAEEIMVMGGEEIYRQSLPLADRVYLTRIDLEVEGDAHFPSLNGEEWHLTDEQPGANDASVGHVFQRYDRITV; this is encoded by the coding sequence ATGACTGTGGCCTTAATAGTGGCGGCCGCCCGCAATGGAGTCATTGGCCGGAACAATGAGCTGCCCTGGCATCTGCCCGGCGACCTGAAGTATTTCAAGTCGGTTACTCTGGGCAAACCGGTCATCATGGGACGCAAGACCCATGAGTCCATCGGGCGCCCGCTGCCCGGAAGACTCAACATTGTGGTGAGCCGGCAGTCTCGAGAGGCGCGGGATCCGAGCCTGCGCTGGGTGACCAGTATCGAGGCCGCGATAGCCTTGGCCCGCCGGGAGCAGCCGGACGCTGAGGAAATCATGGTTATGGGCGGTGAAGAGATTTACCGCCAGAGTTTACCTCTGGCCGATCGGGTTTATCTGACCCGGATCGACCTGGAGGTGGAAGGGGATGCCCACTTTCCGTCGCTCAATGGCGAAGAGTGGCACCTCACCGACGAGCAGCCCGGAGCGAATGACGCTTCGGTGGGGCACGTCTTTCAACGGTACGATCGTATTACCGTTTGA
- a CDS encoding thymidylate synthase, producing MQQYLALMRDVIDNGLDRGDRTGTGTRSVFGRQLRFDLSDGFPLVTTKTVHLKSVIVELLWFLQGRTDVTWLQERGCKIWNEWATAEGDLGPVYGKQWRSWACPDGRTIDQIGEVIEQIRTNPNSRRLIVSAWNPADLPDESLSPQKNAEQGRMALAACHTLFQFYVADGKLSCQLYQRSADLFLGVPFNIASYALLTHMIAQQCDLGVGDFVHTFGDCHLYHNHLTDDIVYEQLRREPRPLPKLVIGRRPESVFDYQLEDFQFEGYDPHPRIKAPIAV from the coding sequence ATGCAACAGTATTTGGCGCTGATGCGCGATGTCATCGACAACGGTCTGGATCGTGGGGACCGGACGGGAACCGGCACCCGGTCGGTATTCGGGCGACAGCTTCGGTTTGATCTGTCTGACGGTTTTCCGTTGGTCACCACCAAAACCGTGCACTTGAAAAGTGTGATTGTCGAGCTCTTGTGGTTTCTGCAGGGGCGCACGGATGTCACCTGGCTGCAAGAGCGTGGCTGTAAAATCTGGAACGAATGGGCCACGGCGGAGGGAGATCTGGGCCCGGTCTACGGCAAGCAGTGGCGCAGTTGGGCCTGCCCCGATGGTCGCACCATCGATCAGATCGGCGAGGTGATCGAGCAGATTCGCACCAACCCCAACTCCCGGCGCCTGATTGTCAGTGCCTGGAATCCGGCGGACCTGCCGGATGAGTCCCTGAGCCCCCAGAAGAACGCCGAGCAGGGGCGGATGGCCCTGGCGGCCTGCCATACCCTGTTCCAGTTTTACGTGGCGGACGGGAAATTGTCCTGTCAGCTCTACCAGCGCAGCGCCGACCTGTTCCTGGGGGTGCCTTTCAATATTGCCAGCTATGCGCTACTGACCCACATGATTGCTCAGCAGTGTGACCTGGGGGTGGGGGACTTTGTGCACACCTTCGGTGATTGTCACCTGTACCACAATCACCTGACCGACGATATTGTCTACGAGCAACTGCGCCGCGAACCCCGGCCGTTGCCAAAGCTGGTGATCGGGCGCCGACCGGAATCGGTGTTTGATTACCAGTTGGAAGATTTCCAGTTCGAGGGGTACGACCCCCATCCGAGAATCAAGGCACCGATTGCGGTGTGA
- the lgt gene encoding prolipoprotein diacylglyceryl transferase yields the protein MKYPEIDPVAVSIGPFEFAGQSYGPLDIHWYGLMYLLGFAGAWLLALRRAGFPHTVVQRSQVENLTTYVAFGVILGGRFGYVFFYHFNYWLSDPIWLFRVWEGGMSFHGGLLGVIVALALFAWRSKVSFLALTDFVAPLVPIGLGLGRLGNFIGQELWGRAADVPWAMVFPKDPEGIARHPSQLYQATLEGLVLFTVLYWYSSKPRPRGTVAGLFLVLYACFRIFAEFFREPDQHISFDLFGWVTRGQLLSLPMLILGIGLLVWSWQQQVKRRQSGR from the coding sequence ATGAAATACCCCGAAATTGACCCGGTGGCCGTGAGTATTGGCCCGTTTGAGTTTGCCGGCCAGTCCTATGGTCCGTTGGATATTCACTGGTATGGTCTGATGTACCTGCTCGGCTTTGCCGGCGCCTGGCTTCTGGCTCTGCGCCGGGCTGGTTTTCCGCATACGGTGGTCCAGCGCTCCCAGGTGGAAAACCTCACGACTTATGTGGCTTTCGGGGTGATTTTGGGGGGGCGCTTTGGCTATGTCTTCTTCTACCATTTCAATTATTGGCTGAGCGACCCGATCTGGTTGTTTCGGGTCTGGGAAGGGGGAATGTCCTTCCACGGTGGGCTGCTCGGGGTCATCGTGGCGCTCGCCCTGTTCGCCTGGCGGAGCAAAGTGTCATTCCTGGCACTGACGGATTTTGTCGCGCCACTCGTCCCTATTGGTCTCGGGCTGGGGCGCCTGGGTAACTTTATTGGTCAGGAGCTGTGGGGGCGCGCGGCCGATGTGCCCTGGGCCATGGTATTTCCCAAAGACCCCGAGGGCATTGCACGGCATCCCTCGCAGCTTTATCAGGCAACCCTGGAAGGGTTGGTACTCTTTACTGTGCTGTACTGGTATTCATCCAAACCTCGCCCCAGGGGCACGGTGGCGGGGCTGTTTTTGGTGCTCTACGCCTGTTTCCGAATTTTTGCCGAATTTTTCCGCGAACCGGATCAGCACATCAGTTTTGACCTGTTTGGCTGGGTTACCCGGGGGCAATTGCTCTCCTTGCCGATGCTCATTCTCGGTATCGGACTGCTGGTGTGGAGCTGGCAGCAACAGGTCAAGCGCCGGCAGTCGGGACGCTGA